The Mercenaria mercenaria strain notata chromosome 1, MADL_Memer_1, whole genome shotgun sequence nucleotide sequence AAGTCACTAATTgtgaatataaaacaaacaggaatGTAAGGCATGGGTTGTCTCATGAATAACATTAATGTTGATTTCGAACCGTACATAACTAACCTAGTGatcaaatatttctgaaaagGTTTTCATATAAACAGGAAAAGATTTGGTCTCCGTTTTTCATCAGATTTTACCTAAGTGATTTATACTTTAAATCTGAAGATGGCAACACTTCAAAATCACCGTAATTCATTCAGCCAATCAATCGACTCTGCTAGAAACATAATTATCTACATAACTAGTTTCAATCAACGACAACAACTGcataaatttaaaacagaacaATCAGAAAAATGGCTCTTTGTTTTCACACATCTAGACAAATTCACTGACTGGACCAGTGGATTTATGCTGATCATTTAAAAAATGTAGACATAAACTTTTGTCATGATGAAAGGACTAGTCTTTCAGTCTAAGGATAATCTTCAAATTTACTAAAACTCTGACAAAGTTCTAGATAAATAGCGGTAATCAATGGTCTGCTggcaaaaacatgtttttttaattcATGGATAAACATCTATAacatgtaagtacaaaaaaagacaGGTGAATAAACGATCACATTATCAATACTAAATAACACATATAGCCGAGAAATATGTCAATATATTGCTTCCTTAAATCTAAAAAAGTGAACCATTCCTgagtaaatgatattttctttctaAAGTATTACCTATTACCACATGTTTCTCTCATATCATGGTGTCTTCGATTACTTGCCATCAGGTAAACACCAACAGTTTGAAACTGTATGACCAAGACATCTTACTATGATTTACCTTGATGATTCAAAGCCTTTTTAAACACATGGCCAAAATACCTGATCAgagtaaaatgtcaaaaaaccTCCGACCAATTTCGTGAATCAAGTCGAAATATGCACCTATAGTGACAAAACAAATGGACCTTTATAATATTTGACATTATCCCCTAAAATTACACCACTGACCTAGAATTATGGCGAAATAATCGAAATATGTAGAAACCCcttacaaacaacaaaacagcaaacatttatgaaaaataaaatatttgcaattttttattATCAAGAAAGTTATTGCATTTAAATTCGGAAAATCGCGACCCAAGATGCGCCCAAGTATCGAAGTCGTCTAAGATTTGTTTGAAGAAAAATTCTAACTATTTACAATCAGGATTTGTTACAGTAGCAAATTTTTCATATCAATTAACGGCGGTTAAACTTCCGTAGTTAGATTCAAATATTATCATTGGAGGAAACAAATTGTTTTTATCGATAGACTTGAAGATTTGACAGAGTTTATGCATCCTTACTCCAAAAAATGTTGTTAGTAATCCTAAAAATCGAAGTTACCAAAATAATCATCCGACCGTATCACTATTAAGATGACGACGCGTCGGCGTCAACCATATGCGCTCAATAACGTATAGTATGCTAAACAATTGGAACAGCACGACTAAGAGGACATAATAACAACAACGAATGCACATAACATACAAATTCAAACTGTACTATGCAGATATGGAGGTACATGGTTAAATTTACTATCCCGTCGTACAACACTGAGTAATTAAAACAAACGAATTCTGGCATTGTGTTAGATTCAGTAGGCGACAATTTTTTAGTCTACTGACAAATTCCCTCCAAACAAACACAACGGCCTATGTAACAGCTCAAATTGTTAAAGACAAAAGAATCAACCTCGCTATTCTGTTGTAGATATCTTCGAATTTCCCAACGCTTATGTCTGAAATATAAGAATAGATCGATTCAGCTGTTAGACTAGACAGAAGACTGAATCGCGCCCTCaaaattgattttatatataaataaaattaatgcaattGCCATAAAGCACTCCGGCCGTTAATTAGATTTGGTATAGTCACAGGGAACCAGACAAGACAGGCATGACATCAAACATCAAGCCTGTCACATCCTAGAGCTTAACAGCAGCTATCAGCCCGGGAAATGAGGGCATGTATATGCTTTCCAAATTGTAAAACGTCACCATCggtatttgaatttttttccataaaattaatttgtattttccttcattatcaatattttgttttctctGTGGCAAATTCATGTTGCTATGTTACGGTTGCCATGCAGGTAAAACACCAAGACAAGTGTGACAAGCTAAGTATTGGCACcaagtacatgtacatggttTTGCCTCACAACGCCAACTGACATTCAGCAAAGCACCGTATACCTTCAGTAAACACACAGCAAAATACCCTACGCATCAGAATGACACAGACTGCGGCAAACAGCAACAAAAACTGTCCGTTACCTATGGTGATGAATTGCACGTGGACCAATATTACAGCATGTGAAAACCGAGAAAGCAAGAGCCGGAACAGACCACGAGGCTAGTGCAAATCCCGCCCACTCGAGCATTTCCCCGAAGAAGTTAGCTCCCGACACGTAGGTAAACATGCCGCCTGAAAATAATGTCTAGAATATATGAAGCAAACACttacaacaaacaacaacaacagcattatctttttataaataattcatattttttgtttcattcacAAAAGCAAATAAATTGCAGTGTTCTGTAAATTCAGGAAAATCGACCGAACTCCTTTTAAATTGGCCGCCCACTTTTGAGCAGCGTAACATAAGACACAAAGTTGACCTtagttaaaggcgtacgctagaattccctgtatatgagatgggcgaaaattttcccaataacagaatttctttaaactttggatattgaaggacaatcatctaagaaacaaaaacatgcaataaaaatcataggtcaccggattcgaaaaagagttatctgcccttgaaaacggcattttttggggaaatgccgttttcaagggcagataactctttttcgataccggtgacctatgatttttattgcatttttttgtttcttagatgattgtccttcaatatccaaagtttgaagaaattctgttattgggaaaattttcgcaccaaattctagcatacgtccttaaaaaaaaataaatgaaacaaactaTAACTTAGAAATACTGTGATCGTTTTAAGCAGgcaaattttttaatatatatacagGGCCTATATTTACAACTTTCGTGTAAAATCCAAGTTTACAAAGGTGTGGACTGAAATTGTTTTAGTCGATGGCTTTGCGGTTGTGACTGAAGTTTCACATCACCATTTCCAAcaacaaaatttgttattttgatcCTAGAAAAGCGACAGTGTAGCATATAAGGTCTCCATCGTTCAGTTTAGAAGACTTCGGTTCGTACCCCTTTCGGGTAACGGCATTATGTCTGCTCAACTTAACGTAACTGACGTATGCTGAAACTTATATTGGAAATCATGCCACCTTGACCTTAAGTATTTGGAACATATAACTAAAACTATTAAAACAGTAATGATTTTGCCACAGTAACATACAGAATTAAACTTACTATGGACCGAGAGTCACTGAGGTCAGCAGGCATTAACAGTGTCACCTAGCAGCGCAACCGATATCGGTTACTATCTACTAGTAATTATAAACAGAAACTTGAAGTTTACCTTTTGGAATTTTGTATCCAGTGTCTCCCGGTTTTCGCAGATTTCTTAAGATATGATCTGAATGGACATTGATTCCCATACCAATAGCGAAAGCGACAACGCCTATATAGAAGTAAAAGAAGAAAATCAGAAATCTAACCTCGGCATATTCGGCGTGTGCCTTTCTGTCGACTTCCCTATACAGCTTTGGCAGTGGTCATAGTATTCACCTTATTCAATGCAAATGAGACGATCGATTGAAGCTGTTAACTACTAAGTAAAGAAAGACATGGACAGCGCGCacattcaaaattgtatttttttcataccttaaaacatatattatttcaattgcTTTAGAAGCACTTTTCCCTTGTGTTAAAACTTGGATAGCTCTTCAACTTACGTAGAGTCTTAAAAGCGATTGAAGAAACATTTCATTTAGTCATCTCTCAATGTTCAGCCGGTAACTCCGATTTACGGTTATGTCCACAGTGGTCATTTAAATTAATTGACTGAAGAAAGGGATGTTTCCACAAACAGACGTGCGGAACCGGCGTTGTCGAGTGTTCCCGTTGCGGCTTTaaggttatttaagaaataataagttcccaagagtggtttatcgtagaataacccgacttTTGgattcttatgcgtaagaatatatcacgaaggccgtatgcTTGAGTGATATAtcatttcgcataagaacgaaaaactagggttattctacgataaatcacaattgggaacttgttatttcgattctaacacgacatactaataTCAACAGTATTAGAaaaaatagtaactacttttaacgaccgtgctacgcacttggatcggatgacatcattgcacgcgagtggtttattgcagaataatccgagacagattttgctctacatgtatgtaggttattcgctggtcgtgttagaattgttaaTTTTTAAGCAACGCATCAATTTATTCGTCTATCCTATGAGTGCCATTAGTGACGGAAGTAGTAGCACTAAAGTCTTGAACGTGAATGCCGCGGATCTCACGAGTATTTGTGGAAGCAACCCTTACCCAACTCAGCCGATCTTTACATTGTGGTAGTGTTATCCTTTCTTCACTGTATGCAATTACGGCTTCCTTTCATTTCTGTCAAGTATAGCTCTGATACGGAAGGATTTCGTATCCGATTGTCGTTCCGCTTTTAGAGCTACAGCTGTTACCTTCCCTTGCGTTCATTATAACAACGTAAGGGATAGTAATCGCTGCGGGAAGTTTGCAACTTTTACCAATACCGTCGGCGTTAACGGTGGTACTTAACATATGACGGATATTTAGGGaaagatgtaattaattattaccGAATATGAAATGCGGTTTTTTCCATCCGTTTTCTCCATAGTCGCCATAAAATAAGATACTATAGCTCTGCAAGTAGCCATTCACAGTACAGAAAACTACTGCAAATACAAACGACCCAAGAGGAAACGGCTTGCCTCCCCGTATCAAAAATGGATAAATGCACGCCCTAAAATGAAGTAAATGAAATCACGTCAAATAATCATAGGGAAAACTATAAATTgttaaactttcattaaaatgatAAACATTAATTCGTCACGAGAAAGAAAGATCTATGTATGGATTTATTTTGTCCAAGCCTTGTTGGATTTATGAATTCTTCATCTTAGCAAGATCTATCGGCTCGACTTTTCAAAGGCCTGGCCATCAAAAAAGTTTAAAGACTAGGTACTTTgaggtaaattaaaaaaaaacgattttgttTATAACTTTCCTCTCTAAATATATTGCTAAATGAGATATCAAGCTTTAAGCAGAAACATACATGAATTTATATTTACGTctttgcaaaactttaaccaaattcgAAAAAATGAGCATATTTTTGTTAAAGAGCAAGGTAGAGCTACGGACACAaactcctacacagtgatctcccttgccgctccGCTATCAATGAGAGCGGAGCGGCAAGGggatcactg carries:
- the LOC123545770 gene encoding 3-oxo-5-alpha-steroid 4-dehydrogenase 1-like → MHSSGNIITECNNSMKMDLDTIYLISGIYLVLAVILFIYLVFVQPAAYGKFLENSHSVAVNGKIAWFIQELPSLVLPVWFMFYNAPKVTKLPNIILMLLLIIHYIQRACIYPFLIRGGKPFPLGSFVFAVVFCTVNGYLQSYSILFYGDYGENGWKKPHFIFGVVAFAIGMGINVHSDHILRNLRKPGDTGYKIPKGGMFTYVSGANFFGEMLEWAGFALASWSVPALAFSVFTCCNIGPRAIHHHR